In Agrobacterium tumefaciens, a single genomic region encodes these proteins:
- a CDS encoding RelA/SpoT family protein yields MMRQYELVERVQKYKPDANEALLNKAYVYAMQKHGQQKRANGDPYISHPLEVAAILTEMHLDESTIAVALLHDTIEDTTATRAEIDELFGEDIGRLVEGLTKLKKLDLVTRKAKQAENLRKLLLAISDDVRVLLVKLADRLHNMRTMEYMPADKRSRISEETMEIYAPLAGRMGMQDMRDELEDLSFRYLNPEAYETVTNRLQELETRNEGLIKKIEDELRELLVANGLIGASVKGRQKKPYSVFRKMQSKSLSFEQLSDVYGFRILVDDIPSCYRALGIVHTRWRVVPGRFKDYISTPKQNDYRSIHTTIVGPSRQRIELQLRTKRMHEIAEFGIAAHALYKDGENGEGDLLSKESNAYSWLRHTIESLAEGDSPEEFLEHTKLELFQDQVFCFTPKGKLIALPRGATPIDFAYAVHTNIGDTTVGAKINGRIMPLVTRLNNGDEVEIIRSGVQVPPAAWEEVVVTGKARSAIRRATRMAIRKQYSGLGYRILERTFERAGKAFSRDALKPVLHRLAQKDVEDAIAAVGRGEVSSLDVLRAVYPDYQDERVTVKMTGDDGWFNMRSASGMVFKIPGKSRSVLEDDGAAEMLDGPDPLPIRGLSGNVDVHFGAAGAVPGDRIVGIMEKGKGITIYPIQAPALQRFDDEPERWIDVRWDLDEANKSRFMARVMINALNEPGTLASVAQSIATLDVNIRGLNMVRIGTDFSELALDVEVWDLRQLNQLLSQLKDLDCVSTVTRAFD; encoded by the coding sequence ATGATGCGGCAATACGAACTCGTTGAGCGGGTTCAAAAATATAAACCGGATGCGAATGAGGCCCTGCTGAACAAGGCCTATGTTTACGCGATGCAGAAACATGGCCAGCAGAAGCGGGCCAATGGCGACCCCTATATCTCGCATCCGCTGGAAGTTGCCGCCATCCTCACTGAAATGCATCTCGACGAATCGACCATCGCGGTGGCGCTGCTGCACGATACCATCGAGGACACCACCGCCACCCGCGCTGAAATCGACGAGCTTTTCGGCGAAGACATTGGCAGGCTGGTGGAGGGGCTCACCAAGCTCAAGAAGCTCGATCTCGTTACCCGCAAGGCCAAGCAGGCCGAAAACCTGCGCAAGCTGCTGCTCGCCATTTCCGATGACGTGCGCGTCCTTCTGGTGAAGCTCGCCGACCGCCTGCACAACATGCGTACCATGGAATACATGCCGGCCGACAAGCGCAGCCGCATTTCCGAGGAAACAATGGAAATCTATGCGCCGCTTGCCGGCCGCATGGGCATGCAGGACATGCGCGACGAGCTGGAGGACCTGTCCTTCCGTTATTTGAACCCGGAAGCCTATGAGACGGTGACCAACCGTCTGCAGGAACTGGAAACCCGCAATGAAGGCCTTATCAAGAAGATCGAGGACGAGTTGCGCGAGCTTTTGGTGGCGAACGGCCTGATTGGGGCGAGCGTCAAAGGACGTCAGAAAAAGCCCTATTCGGTGTTCCGCAAGATGCAGTCGAAGTCGCTTTCCTTCGAGCAGCTGTCCGATGTCTACGGTTTCCGCATTCTGGTGGATGATATTCCCTCCTGCTACCGGGCGCTGGGCATCGTGCACACCCGCTGGCGCGTGGTGCCGGGCCGTTTCAAGGATTATATCTCCACCCCGAAGCAGAACGATTATCGCTCCATCCACACGACGATCGTTGGTCCTTCGCGCCAGCGTATCGAGCTGCAACTGCGCACCAAGCGCATGCATGAGATCGCCGAATTCGGCATTGCCGCCCATGCGCTCTACAAGGACGGCGAAAACGGGGAGGGCGATCTGCTTTCGAAAGAAAGCAATGCCTATTCGTGGCTGCGCCACACCATCGAATCGCTGGCCGAAGGCGACAGCCCGGAGGAATTCCTCGAACATACCAAGCTTGAGCTGTTCCAGGATCAGGTGTTCTGCTTCACGCCCAAGGGCAAGCTGATTGCGCTGCCGCGCGGCGCGACCCCCATTGATTTCGCCTATGCGGTGCATACCAATATCGGCGACACCACGGTTGGCGCCAAGATCAACGGGCGGATCATGCCGCTCGTGACGCGGCTGAACAATGGCGACGAGGTCGAGATTATCCGTTCCGGCGTGCAGGTGCCGCCAGCCGCGTGGGAAGAGGTGGTGGTGACGGGCAAGGCCCGCTCGGCCATCCGCCGCGCCACGCGCATGGCCATCCGCAAGCAATATTCCGGTCTCGGTTATCGTATTCTCGAGCGCACATTCGAGCGTGCCGGCAAGGCCTTTTCCCGTGACGCCCTGAAGCCGGTGCTGCATCGTCTGGCCCAGAAGGACGTGGAAGACGCGATTGCCGCCGTCGGCCGAGGCGAGGTTTCCTCGCTCGATGTGCTGCGTGCAGTTTATCCTGACTATCAGGACGAGCGCGTCACGGTGAAGATGACCGGCGACGACGGTTGGTTCAACATGCGCAGCGCTTCCGGCATGGTCTTCAAAATCCCCGGCAAGTCGCGCTCCGTTCTGGAGGACGATGGCGCAGCCGAAATGCTTGATGGACCCGACCCGCTGCCCATCCGTGGCCTGTCCGGCAATGTCGATGTGCATTTCGGTGCAGCCGGCGCCGTTCCGGGTGACCGCATCGTTGGCATCATGGAAAAAGGCAAAGGCATCACCATCTATCCCATTCAGGCGCCGGCGCTGCAACGCTTCGACGACGAACCGGAACGCTGGATCGATGTCCGCTGGGACCTCGATGAGGCGAACAAGTCGCGCTTCATGGCGCGGGTGATGATTAATGCGCTGAACGAGCCGGGCACGCTCGCTTCCGTCGCGCAATCGATCGCAACGCTTGATGTCAATATACGCGGCCTCAACATGGTCCGCATCGGTACTGACTTTTCTGAGCTGGCGCTGGATGTCGAAGTCTGGGATTTGCGGCAGCTGAACCAGTTACTGTCGCAACTCAAGGACCTCGATTGCGTATCAACGGTCACGCGTGCCTTCGATTGA
- a CDS encoding DUF2062 domain-containing protein, which translates to MPFRRREPVGFSEKIRDLFWPRTGFSRSLRYMKLRLLRLSASPHSVAAGVAIGVGVAWTPFLGIHIIIAMALGFLLRVNLVATALGTTFANPLTFPFIWASTWELGHFILGRQKSASAAHVDFVALFSHLEFRQIWTPVLEPMTIGALFPAAISAVITYIAVYSLISGFQRRKMENLAHRAANKNASLEMLK; encoded by the coding sequence ATGCCGTTTCGTCGCCGTGAACCCGTTGGTTTTTCAGAGAAGATTCGCGACCTGTTCTGGCCGCGCACGGGTTTTTCCCGTTCGCTGCGCTATATGAAGCTGCGTCTGCTCAGGCTTTCCGCCTCTCCCCATTCGGTTGCCGCCGGTGTCGCCATTGGTGTTGGTGTGGCGTGGACACCCTTTCTCGGTATCCATATCATCATCGCCATGGCACTCGGTTTCCTCCTGCGCGTCAATCTCGTGGCGACCGCACTCGGCACCACCTTCGCCAATCCACTGACATTTCCGTTCATCTGGGCGTCCACCTGGGAACTGGGGCACTTCATCCTCGGCCGGCAGAAGTCGGCAAGTGCGGCGCATGTGGATTTCGTGGCGCTGTTCAGCCATCTCGAATTCCGGCAGATATGGACGCCGGTGCTGGAACCCATGACCATCGGTGCTTTGTTTCCTGCCGCCATCAGCGCCGTCATTACCTATATCGCCGTCTACAGCCTCATCAGCGGTTTCCAGCGGCGCAAGATGGAAAATCTCGCCCACCGCGCCGCCAACAAAAATGCTTCTCTGGAGATGTTGAAATGA
- the acpS gene encoding holo-ACP synthase produces MIIGLGSDLIDIRRVEKSIERFGDRFTHRCFTDIERAKSDGRKNRAASYAKRFAAKEACSKALGTGLANGVFWKDMGVVNLPGGKPTMILTNGAGERLAAMLPRGHRANIHLTITDDFPYAQAFVIIEALPVNG; encoded by the coding sequence ATGATCATAGGATTGGGCAGCGACCTGATCGACATCCGTCGCGTCGAAAAATCGATCGAGCGCTTCGGCGACCGTTTCACCCATCGCTGTTTCACCGATATCGAACGGGCGAAATCGGATGGCCGGAAAAACCGTGCCGCGTCTTACGCCAAACGTTTCGCCGCCAAGGAAGCCTGTTCCAAGGCGCTTGGAACCGGGCTTGCGAACGGCGTTTTCTGGAAGGATATGGGCGTCGTCAATCTGCCGGGCGGCAAACCGACCATGATCCTGACCAACGGGGCAGGGGAGAGGCTGGCGGCCATGTTGCCGCGCGGTCACCGCGCCAATATCCATCTGACGATCACGGACGACTTTCCCTACGCTCAGGCATTTGTGATTATCGAGGCGCTTCCCGTGAACGGGTAA
- the lepB gene encoding signal peptidase I, whose translation MSEKAEKKQNALWENVKVIIQALLLAMVIRTVLFQPFTIPSGSMMPTLLVGDYLFVNKFSYGYSKYSLPFSPNLFSGRILEFSKPKRGDVVVFRLPPNPEVDYIKRLVGLPGDRVQVTNGVLFINGQPVPKQPDGAFTSDYRADPGTNVPIFRETLDNGVTYDTLDQSPDSRGDNTREFVVPEGHYFMMGDNRDNSLDSRFDVGFVPEENLIGRASVIFFSLGNDTPFSRIWEWPANMRWDRLFKVVG comes from the coding sequence GTGTCCGAAAAAGCTGAGAAGAAGCAGAACGCCCTCTGGGAGAACGTCAAGGTCATCATTCAGGCGCTGCTGCTGGCCATGGTCATCCGCACCGTGCTGTTTCAGCCCTTCACGATCCCGTCAGGCTCGATGATGCCGACGCTTCTGGTTGGTGACTATCTGTTCGTCAACAAGTTCTCCTATGGCTATTCGAAATATTCGCTGCCCTTTTCGCCGAACCTCTTCTCAGGCCGTATCCTCGAATTCAGCAAGCCGAAGCGCGGCGATGTCGTGGTCTTCCGCCTGCCGCCCAATCCTGAAGTTGATTACATCAAGCGCCTGGTCGGCTTACCCGGTGACCGCGTGCAGGTGACGAACGGCGTGCTGTTCATCAACGGCCAGCCGGTTCCGAAGCAGCCCGATGGCGCCTTCACCTCCGATTACCGCGCCGATCCGGGCACCAATGTGCCGATCTTCCGCGAAACGCTCGACAATGGCGTCACCTATGACACGCTCGACCAGTCGCCCGACTCGCGCGGCGACAACACCCGCGAATTCGTGGTGCCGGAAGGCCATTATTTCATGATGGGCGACAACCGCGACAATTCGCTCGACAGCCGCTTCGACGTCGGTTTCGTGCCGGAAGAAAACCTGATCGGCCGCGCCAGCGTCATCTTCTTCTCGCTGGGCAACGACACACCGTTCAGCCGCATTTGGGAATGGCCGGCCAACATGCGTTGGGACCGCCTGTTCAAGGTTGTGGGATGA